A genomic segment from Alistipes senegalensis JC50 encodes:
- the fucO gene encoding lactaldehyde reductase: MQRIVLNEISYFGAGCRSMIADEARRRGYKKAFFVTDADLVRFGVASKIEEVFRGAGIPYEIFTDVKANPTIANVQHGVAAFGASGADFIVALGGGSVIDTAKGVGIVTNNPEFADVKSLEGPADTHRRAVPTFALPTTAGTAAEVTINYVIIDEEARKKMVCVDPNDIPSVAIVDPELMYSMPKGLTAATGMDALTHAIEGYITKGAWTMSDMFELKAIELIAQHLKAAVDDGKNAAAREGMSVAQYIAGMGFSNVGLGIVHSMAHPLGAFYDTPHGVANALLLPYVMEYNAESAAAPKYRDIARAMGVDTAGMSVEEGVAAAVKAVRDLSLSIGIPQRLHEIGVKEADIPALSVAAFNDVCTGGNPRDTSITEIEALYRKAF, encoded by the coding sequence ATGCAACGTATCGTATTGAATGAAATCTCCTATTTCGGCGCCGGATGCCGTTCGATGATCGCCGACGAGGCGCGCCGCCGCGGCTACAAGAAAGCCTTCTTCGTGACGGATGCCGACCTCGTCCGCTTCGGCGTGGCCTCCAAGATCGAGGAGGTGTTCCGCGGAGCCGGCATTCCCTATGAAATTTTCACCGACGTGAAGGCCAATCCGACCATCGCCAACGTGCAGCACGGCGTAGCCGCCTTCGGGGCCTCGGGTGCCGACTTCATCGTGGCATTGGGCGGTGGCTCGGTCATCGACACGGCCAAGGGCGTCGGCATCGTGACCAACAACCCCGAATTCGCCGACGTGAAGTCGCTCGAAGGGCCTGCCGACACGCACCGCCGCGCCGTGCCGACCTTTGCGCTGCCGACCACCGCCGGAACCGCCGCCGAGGTGACGATCAACTACGTCATCATCGACGAGGAGGCCCGCAAGAAGATGGTCTGCGTCGATCCCAACGACATTCCGTCGGTGGCCATCGTCGATCCCGAACTGATGTATTCGATGCCCAAGGGGCTGACCGCCGCGACGGGCATGGACGCCCTGACCCACGCCATCGAGGGCTATATTACCAAAGGTGCGTGGACGATGTCCGACATGTTCGAACTGAAGGCCATCGAACTGATCGCGCAGCACCTCAAAGCCGCCGTCGATGACGGCAAGAACGCTGCGGCGCGCGAGGGGATGTCCGTGGCGCAGTACATCGCCGGCATGGGCTTCTCGAACGTGGGGCTCGGCATCGTGCATTCGATGGCGCACCCGCTGGGTGCCTTTTACGACACGCCTCACGGCGTCGCCAACGCCCTGCTGCTGCCCTATGTGATGGAGTACAACGCCGAGTCGGCCGCTGCTCCGAAATACCGCGACATCGCCCGTGCTATGGGTGTCGATACGGCCGGAATGAGCGTCGAAGAGGGCGTCGCCGCTGCCGTGAAGGCTGTCCGCGACCTCTCGCTGAGCATCGGCATTCCCCAACGGCTGCACGAGATCGGCGTGAAGGAGGCCGACATCCCGGCGCTCTCCGTGGCGGCTTTCAACGACGTTTGCACGGGCGGCAATCCGCGCGACACGTCGATCACCGAGATCGAGGCGCTTTACCGCAAAGCCTTTTAA
- a CDS encoding glycosyl hydrolase, producing the protein MKNIRLCALAACSMLLAACDGPQGLEEGFHDPSSAGIQTSVYWYWISGNVSKDGVAADLESMKRIGIDRAFIGNIGLPEAEGTPRGPVKLFTEEWYEIMHTAMKRATELGIDLGVFNCPGWSQAGGPWIEPHESMRYLSTVSAEVEGGRVVEVALPAPSPDFTDVRTVAVPLPEGVLKLDASSARVSGSAGAAKAFDGDPATALECVPGRDAVVEAKPVKDFTLRSVRIYPAHMPFAVAAELQAVKDGRTTVLRRFVIDRTNPSPEVGFDPYAPVTIACEPTEADVFRLVVSGASANGGLAEVEFSALPLVERYSEKSLAKMHQTPLPYWDDYMWDRQPAAKDTTAAVAPESVVDISDCLAGDRLRWEAPAGRWMILRTGMVPTGVMNGPALEDGAGLEVDKWSPAHLAKHYDAFVGELCRRIPAADRKSWKVIVADSYEKGGQNFGDDFFEAFEARYGYDAHPYLPVFSGLTIGDRDRSDRFLWDLRRMMADRLSYDHIGALRELAHRDGFITWLENYGHWGFPGEFLQYGGQSDEVAGEYWSEGELGNIENRAASSCAHIYGKNKVSAESFTAAFSPYARHPYLMKQRGDRFFSEGINNTLLHVYISQAADGPKPGMNAFFGNEFNRNNTWFDQLDLFITYLKRCNFMLQQGLNVADAAYFIGEDVPKMTGVCDPALPAGYQFDYINAEVLCRDATVRDGLLTLPHGTQYRVLVLPRQETMRPEVLERVMQLVHDGAVVLGPAPMRSPSLAGYPEADSRVQVMAAELWGPEKGKHVNRYGKGMVFDGYSMEEVFEAIGLVPDFGHDASLPLLFGHRTTDGAEIYFVSNQSEEPVEFTASFRVANRRPEWWQPVTGAVRDLPAWRAEGAVTEIPMRLEPLESGFVVFRKPAAESVAEFTVDANFPRPELVAAMDGPWQVRFEAPDGVGNFTLATDTLGDWSQSADERLRGFSGTATYSTIFEKPADGGGRILLDLNRVGVMAKVRVNGADAGGVWTPPYRVDVTDLLREGRNELEIEVVNTWVNRLVSDSCLPEAERRTWSPYNPYTPESPLQESGLIGPVTLQRVAL; encoded by the coding sequence ATGAAGAACATACGCCTGTGCGCCCTTGCGGCGTGCTCGATGCTTCTGGCGGCCTGCGACGGGCCGCAGGGCTTGGAGGAGGGATTTCACGATCCCTCCTCGGCCGGTATTCAGACATCGGTCTACTGGTATTGGATCTCGGGCAATGTCTCGAAGGATGGCGTTGCCGCCGATCTCGAGTCGATGAAGCGCATCGGCATCGACCGCGCTTTCATCGGTAACATCGGACTTCCCGAAGCGGAGGGGACTCCCCGGGGCCCTGTGAAACTCTTCACCGAGGAGTGGTACGAGATCATGCACACGGCCATGAAGCGCGCCACGGAACTCGGAATCGACCTCGGCGTGTTCAACTGCCCGGGCTGGAGCCAGGCGGGAGGACCGTGGATCGAACCCCACGAGTCGATGCGCTACCTGTCCACCGTTTCCGCCGAGGTCGAAGGCGGACGGGTGGTGGAGGTCGCGCTCCCTGCCCCTTCGCCCGACTTCACCGACGTGAGGACCGTTGCCGTGCCGCTTCCCGAAGGCGTGCTGAAACTCGACGCGTCATCGGCCCGTGTGAGCGGTTCCGCGGGCGCTGCAAAGGCGTTCGACGGCGATCCTGCGACGGCGCTGGAGTGTGTGCCGGGACGTGATGCGGTGGTGGAGGCGAAACCTGTTAAGGACTTCACGCTCCGGTCAGTACGAATCTATCCGGCCCATATGCCTTTTGCCGTTGCCGCGGAGTTGCAGGCGGTAAAAGACGGTCGTACGACCGTACTGCGCCGCTTCGTCATCGACCGCACGAATCCCTCCCCGGAGGTGGGATTCGATCCCTACGCCCCCGTTACGATCGCCTGCGAGCCGACCGAAGCCGACGTTTTCCGGCTGGTGGTGAGCGGCGCTTCGGCGAACGGCGGTCTGGCCGAGGTGGAATTTTCGGCCCTGCCGCTCGTGGAACGCTATTCCGAAAAATCGCTGGCCAAGATGCACCAGACGCCGCTGCCTTACTGGGACGACTATATGTGGGATCGCCAGCCCGCCGCGAAGGACACGACGGCCGCCGTCGCACCTGAATCGGTCGTTGACATCAGCGATTGTCTCGCCGGTGACCGTCTTCGCTGGGAGGCTCCTGCCGGACGTTGGATGATCCTGCGCACGGGCATGGTGCCGACCGGGGTGATGAACGGTCCCGCCTTGGAGGACGGAGCAGGGCTGGAGGTCGACAAATGGAGCCCCGCGCATCTGGCGAAGCATTACGACGCTTTCGTCGGGGAGCTGTGCCGTCGCATTCCCGCCGCCGACCGCAAGTCGTGGAAAGTCATCGTGGCCGACAGTTACGAGAAGGGCGGCCAGAACTTCGGCGACGATTTTTTCGAGGCGTTCGAGGCCCGTTACGGCTACGACGCGCATCCCTACCTGCCCGTGTTCAGCGGCCTGACGATCGGCGACCGCGACCGTTCGGACCGTTTCCTGTGGGACTTGCGGCGGATGATGGCCGACCGGTTGTCGTACGACCATATCGGCGCCCTGCGCGAACTGGCTCACCGCGACGGTTTCATCACATGGCTCGAAAATTACGGACACTGGGGCTTCCCGGGCGAGTTTTTGCAGTACGGCGGCCAGTCGGACGAGGTGGCCGGGGAGTACTGGAGCGAGGGCGAGCTGGGCAATATCGAGAACCGTGCCGCATCCTCCTGCGCCCATATTTACGGCAAGAACAAGGTTTCGGCCGAATCGTTCACGGCGGCTTTTTCGCCCTATGCGCGCCATCCCTACCTGATGAAGCAGCGCGGCGACCGCTTCTTCTCGGAGGGCATCAACAACACGCTGTTGCATGTCTACATTTCGCAGGCGGCCGACGGCCCGAAACCCGGTATGAACGCCTTCTTCGGCAACGAGTTCAACCGCAACAACACGTGGTTCGACCAACTGGACCTCTTCATCACCTATCTCAAACGCTGTAACTTCATGCTCCAGCAGGGGCTGAACGTGGCCGATGCGGCCTATTTCATCGGTGAGGACGTGCCGAAGATGACGGGCGTGTGCGACCCGGCGCTACCGGCGGGCTACCAGTTCGATTATATCAACGCCGAGGTGCTGTGCCGTGACGCTACGGTGCGCGACGGCCTGCTGACGCTTCCCCACGGCACGCAATACCGTGTGCTGGTGCTGCCGCGGCAGGAGACGATGCGTCCCGAGGTGCTGGAACGGGTGATGCAGCTCGTGCACGACGGCGCCGTCGTGCTGGGACCTGCCCCGATGCGCTCCCCGAGCCTTGCAGGTTATCCGGAGGCCGACAGCCGCGTGCAGGTGATGGCCGCCGAGCTGTGGGGACCTGAAAAGGGAAAACATGTCAACCGTTACGGTAAGGGCATGGTCTTCGACGGTTACTCGATGGAGGAGGTTTTCGAAGCGATCGGCCTTGTGCCCGATTTCGGGCATGACGCATCGCTGCCGCTGCTGTTCGGACACCGTACGACGGACGGCGCCGAGATCTATTTCGTGTCGAACCAGTCGGAGGAGCCGGTCGAATTCACGGCGTCGTTCCGTGTTGCGAACCGCCGTCCCGAGTGGTGGCAGCCCGTGACGGGAGCCGTGCGCGACCTTCCGGCCTGGCGTGCCGAGGGGGCCGTGACGGAGATTCCGATGCGTCTTGAACCGCTGGAAAGCGGTTTCGTGGTTTTCCGTAAACCGGCGGCGGAATCCGTTGCGGAGTTCACGGTCGATGCGAATTTCCCGCGTCCGGAGCTGGTCGCCGCGATGGACGGCCCTTGGCAGGTGCGCTTCGAAGCGCCCGACGGGGTGGGGAATTTCACCCTTGCAACCGATACGCTCGGCGACTGGTCGCAGAGCGCCGACGAGCGTCTGCGCGGATTCTCCGGTACGGCGACTTATTCGACGATCTTTGAAAAGCCCGCCGACGGTGGCGGCCGTATTCTGCTCGACCTGAACCGCGTCGGGGTGATGGCAAAAGTCCGCGTCAACGGCGCCGATGCCGGAGGTGTCTGGACGCCCCCGTACCGGGTGGACGTTACGGACTTGCTCCGCGAGGGCAGGAACGAACTCGAGATCGAAGTCGTCAACACATGGGTCAACCGTCTTGTCAGCGACAGCTGCCTGCCCGAAGCGGAACGCCGCACCTGGTCGCCCTATAATCCCTACACACCCGAATCACCGTTGCAGGAGTCGGGGCTGATCGGTCCCGTGACGCTGCAACGGGTCGCGCTGTAA
- a CDS encoding alpha-L-rhamnosidase C-terminal domain-containing protein, with amino-acid sequence MSRLLKLAVPIFSVCFSLSVSAARPQLPPAWDGSSVRFDSRTYGYMPPVRIVAQEQADLISGGDLLLEAGNGQADLQNARICVLRSRDGRRPGLLLDFGRELQGGLRIVTGMPADNRPVRVRIRFGESVSEAMCDIDGANGASNDHAVRDFTLTLPWLGAVECGDSGFRFARIDLLDDDRELHLKQVEAVFQYRDIPYIGSFRSSDERLDRIWATGAYTVHLCMQEYLWDGVKRDRLVWVGDLHPEIMTVNSVFGYNEVVPRSLDLARDTTPLPGWMNGISSYSLWWIIIHSDWYRYHGDRAYLAEQRPYLTALLRQLFEKIGPDGRERLDGTRFLDWPSSGDAASTAAGLQSLTILALDAGAGLCEALGDTALAAECRAKAALMRKCPIGEGGEAKQGRSLMVLAGLADPVATDRDYISKGGSNGFSTFYGYYMLRAMAAAGNYEGALERIREYWGAMLDLGATTFWEDFDMAWLPAARIDEPVPAGMRDLHRECGAYCYKGFRHSLCHGWASGPTAWLTEYVLGVEVVEPGCRRLRIDPHLGDLEWVEGTFPTPYGAVKIRHEKAPDGMVKSRVEAPRGVKTELVKHNG; translated from the coding sequence ATGTCCCGGCTGCTGAAACTGGCCGTTCCGATCTTTTCCGTCTGCTTTTCCCTCTCCGTTTCCGCCGCCCGGCCCCAACTGCCTCCGGCATGGGACGGATCGTCCGTCCGCTTCGATTCTCGCACCTATGGATATATGCCTCCCGTGCGCATCGTCGCGCAGGAGCAGGCCGACCTGATCTCGGGCGGCGACCTGCTGCTCGAAGCCGGCAACGGGCAGGCCGACTTGCAGAATGCCCGCATCTGCGTGCTCCGCAGCCGCGACGGCCGCCGTCCGGGGTTGTTGCTCGACTTCGGCCGCGAGTTGCAGGGCGGGCTGCGCATCGTGACCGGCATGCCTGCGGACAACAGGCCCGTGAGGGTCCGCATCCGCTTCGGCGAATCGGTCAGCGAGGCGATGTGCGACATCGACGGCGCGAACGGCGCTTCGAACGACCATGCCGTGCGCGATTTCACGCTCACGCTGCCGTGGCTCGGGGCCGTGGAGTGCGGCGATTCGGGTTTCCGCTTCGCGCGCATCGACTTGCTGGACGATGACCGCGAACTGCATCTCAAACAGGTCGAAGCCGTATTCCAATACCGCGACATACCTTATATAGGATCGTTCCGTTCGAGCGACGAACGCCTCGACCGCATCTGGGCGACCGGCGCCTACACCGTCCACCTCTGTATGCAGGAGTACCTGTGGGACGGCGTGAAGCGCGACCGGCTGGTCTGGGTCGGGGACCTGCATCCCGAGATTATGACCGTCAATTCGGTTTTCGGCTATAACGAGGTCGTGCCGCGCAGCCTCGACCTGGCCCGCGACACCACGCCGCTGCCGGGATGGATGAACGGCATCAGCTCCTATTCGCTGTGGTGGATCATCATCCACAGCGACTGGTATCGCTACCACGGCGACCGGGCCTACCTCGCCGAACAGCGTCCCTATCTGACGGCCCTGTTGCGACAGCTCTTCGAAAAGATCGGTCCCGACGGGCGCGAACGGCTCGACGGCACGCGCTTTCTCGACTGGCCGTCGAGCGGCGATGCCGCGAGCACGGCGGCGGGTCTCCAGTCGCTGACGATCCTGGCCCTCGACGCCGGGGCCGGGCTGTGCGAGGCGCTGGGCGACACCGCGCTGGCCGCCGAGTGCCGTGCCAAGGCCGCGCTGATGCGGAAATGTCCGATCGGGGAGGGCGGCGAGGCCAAGCAGGGGCGTTCACTGATGGTGTTGGCCGGGCTCGCCGATCCGGTGGCGACTGACCGCGATTACATTTCGAAAGGCGGTTCGAACGGCTTTTCGACCTTCTATGGCTACTATATGCTCCGGGCGATGGCCGCCGCGGGCAATTACGAAGGGGCTTTGGAGCGCATCCGGGAGTACTGGGGCGCGATGCTCGACCTCGGGGCCACGACTTTCTGGGAGGATTTCGACATGGCGTGGCTCCCGGCGGCCCGCATCGACGAGCCGGTTCCGGCCGGAATGCGCGATCTGCACCGCGAATGCGGGGCCTACTGCTATAAGGGCTTCCGCCACAGCCTGTGTCACGGCTGGGCGTCGGGACCGACGGCTTGGCTCACGGAGTACGTGCTGGGCGTCGAGGTCGTGGAGCCCGGCTGCCGCCGCCTGCGCATCGACCCTCATCTGGGCGACCTGGAATGGGTCGAAGGGACTTTCCCGACGCCTTACGGCGCGGTGAAGATCCGCCACGAAAAGGCCCCGGACGGAATGGTGAAAAGCCGCGTCGAGGCTCCGCGCGGCGTGAAAACGGAACTTGTGAAACACAACGGATAA
- a CDS encoding carbohydrate-binding family 9-like protein, with product MKIRKITGVSPDDRAAVEQAFAEIEPQPVACCNWPAEFPYAPEVSFRMFHTGDRLMLRFDVAESYTAALVTEDNGEVWTDSCVEFFIAPDEGLYYNFETTCIGRMLLSGRKSRTEDVQPAPAEALASVKRFTTYPFGEPFAEREGDNRWSLTLAIPPQALFRHALTDWSGLEARMNLYKCGDRLSHPHFLSWKPVRTENPDFHRPEFFEAVTFEK from the coding sequence ATGAAAATTCGCAAAATCACAGGCGTTTCGCCCGACGACCGGGCAGCCGTGGAGCAGGCTTTCGCGGAGATCGAACCGCAGCCCGTCGCATGCTGCAACTGGCCCGCGGAATTTCCGTATGCCCCGGAGGTGTCGTTCCGCATGTTCCACACGGGCGACCGGCTGATGCTGCGCTTCGACGTGGCGGAGAGCTACACGGCGGCGCTGGTCACCGAGGACAACGGAGAGGTGTGGACCGATTCGTGCGTGGAGTTCTTCATCGCCCCCGACGAGGGATTGTACTACAATTTCGAGACCACCTGCATCGGCCGGATGCTCCTCTCGGGACGCAAGTCGCGGACCGAAGACGTGCAGCCCGCCCCGGCGGAGGCGCTGGCGAGTGTGAAACGCTTCACCACGTACCCCTTCGGCGAACCGTTCGCCGAGCGCGAGGGCGACAACCGCTGGTCGCTGACGCTGGCCATCCCCCCGCAGGCGCTTTTCCGCCATGCGCTGACGGACTGGAGCGGCCTCGAAGCCCGGATGAACCTCTACAAGTGCGGCGACAGGCTCTCGCACCCCCACTTCCTGTCGTGGAAGCCCGTGCGGACGGAGAACCCCGACTTCCACCGCCCCGAGTTTTTCGAAGCGGTGACGTTTGAAAAGTAG
- a CDS encoding 6-phosphogluconolactonase codes for MNNKYSLPKDGGLIAESVPRDIIHRYEKILTRVYENEYEGVQYVADNIVKAIRTYNELHCSNEVYEESQPFVLGLTTGRTPLGLYRELVKRHEEGQISFRNVAVYSLDEFYPIKSTEQQSRNYRIHEEFLNHIDILPENVHIPDGTMPEDKVSEYCASYDHSVRRIDLMIIGVGEDGQIGFNEPGSYSRSRTRLVQLTYNTRKIQSGAFFGLENTPKMAITMGIDTIMRADRIILMAWGEEKAHIVQRVVEGEITGQVPASYLQAHSNIEVVIDENAAQLLTREQTPWLVGPCDWTPKFVRKAVVWLCGVVQKPILKLTYKDYIENSLGELLEQGRTFDQINIDVFNDLQHTISGWPGGKPNADDSTRPVPSTPFPKRVVIFSPHPDDDVISMGGTFIRLVQQGHDVHVAYETSGNVAVHDDVVLQNIDTARELGFGNHYTEVEKVIATKKKGEPEPRALLDLKGAIRRAEARAAVRSFGLNPDTNAHFLNLPFYETGGIKKGLLTEKDIDIIVKLLREIKPHQIYAAGDLADPHGTHRTCMEAVLGALEVVKDDEWLKECHLWLYRGAWMEWDLGMVDMAVPLSPDELIMKRHAIYRHLSQKDIMPFPGSDPREFWQRAEERTQNTAQLYDRLGMAEYQAIEVFVKMF; via the coding sequence ATGAACAACAAGTATTCCTTGCCCAAAGACGGAGGACTGATCGCCGAATCGGTGCCCCGCGACATCATCCACCGCTACGAGAAAATTCTCACGCGGGTCTATGAGAACGAATACGAAGGCGTGCAGTACGTCGCCGACAACATCGTCAAGGCGATCCGCACGTACAACGAACTCCACTGCTCGAACGAGGTCTACGAAGAGTCGCAACCGTTCGTGCTGGGCCTCACGACGGGGCGCACCCCGCTGGGTCTCTACCGCGAACTGGTGAAGCGCCACGAGGAGGGGCAGATCAGTTTCCGCAACGTCGCGGTGTACAGCCTCGACGAGTTCTACCCGATCAAATCGACCGAACAGCAGAGCCGCAACTACCGCATCCACGAGGAGTTCCTCAACCACATCGACATCCTGCCCGAGAACGTGCACATTCCCGACGGCACGATGCCCGAGGACAAGGTTTCGGAGTACTGCGCGTCGTACGACCATTCGGTGCGCCGCATCGACCTGATGATCATCGGCGTGGGCGAGGACGGGCAGATCGGCTTCAACGAACCGGGCTCCTACTCGCGTTCGCGCACGCGGCTGGTGCAGCTCACCTACAACACCCGCAAGATCCAGTCGGGAGCCTTCTTCGGGCTGGAGAACACCCCCAAGATGGCGATCACGATGGGCATCGACACGATCATGCGCGCCGACCGCATCATCCTGATGGCCTGGGGCGAGGAGAAGGCCCACATCGTGCAGAGGGTCGTCGAGGGCGAGATCACGGGACAGGTTCCCGCCTCGTACCTGCAAGCGCACTCGAATATCGAGGTGGTGATCGACGAGAACGCCGCACAGCTCCTCACCCGCGAGCAGACGCCGTGGCTGGTGGGTCCCTGCGACTGGACGCCGAAATTCGTCCGCAAGGCCGTGGTATGGCTCTGCGGCGTGGTTCAGAAGCCGATTCTGAAACTCACCTACAAGGACTACATCGAAAACTCGCTGGGCGAGCTGCTCGAACAGGGGCGCACCTTCGACCAGATCAACATCGACGTTTTCAACGACCTCCAGCACACCATCTCGGGATGGCCGGGCGGCAAGCCCAACGCCGACGACTCGACGCGCCCCGTCCCCTCGACGCCGTTCCCCAAGCGGGTGGTGATCTTCTCGCCCCACCCCGACGACGACGTGATCTCGATGGGCGGTACGTTCATCCGCCTCGTCCAGCAGGGCCACGACGTACACGTCGCCTACGAGACCTCGGGCAACGTGGCCGTGCATGACGACGTTGTGCTGCAAAATATCGACACCGCCCGCGAACTGGGCTTCGGCAACCACTACACCGAGGTCGAAAAGGTCATCGCCACCAAGAAGAAGGGCGAACCCGAACCGCGTGCGCTACTCGATCTGAAGGGCGCCATCCGCCGCGCCGAAGCGCGCGCCGCCGTGCGCTCGTTCGGTCTGAACCCCGACACCAACGCCCACTTCCTCAACCTGCCGTTCTACGAGACGGGCGGTATCAAAAAGGGACTGCTCACGGAGAAGGACATCGACATCATCGTCAAGCTGCTGCGCGAGATCAAGCCCCACCAGATCTACGCCGCCGGCGACCTGGCCGACCCCCACGGCACGCACCGCACCTGCATGGAGGCCGTGCTCGGCGCGCTGGAAGTCGTGAAGGACGACGAATGGCTGAAAGAGTGCCATCTGTGGCTCTACCGCGGCGCATGGATGGAGTGGGACCTCGGCATGGTGGACATGGCCGTGCCCCTGTCGCCCGACGAGCTGATCATGAAACGCCACGCCATCTACCGCCACCTCTCGCAGAAGGACATCATGCCCTTCCCGGGCAGCGATCCCCGCGAATTCTGGCAGCGGGCCGAAGAGCGCACGCAGAACACCGCGCAGCTCTACGACCGGCTCGGCATGGCCGAGTATCAGGCCATCGAGGTCTTCGTAAAAATGTTTTAA
- a CDS encoding LacI family DNA-binding transcriptional regulator → MGVSLKDIAEKLNLSKTTVSWVLSGQGNKKGISAETQNRVFACARELAYEPNLLARSLNTGISKTIGLILPSISDSFYAHIAHQIESEAEKEGYSLMIASSNSEIERENAMIRLFRSKKVDGMIIAPTKISKREISRLVESRYPVLLFDRYFPEMRVNYVIINNEESSYKLVRHLIDKGFRKIAIITTNPHLLTMDMRREGYANALSDAHIRINPDLYGEVTYVNYQENIYSTMDRIFSAVPDVDAFFFTTHILAIEALRYFYDRGIDINDGNWGLACMHEDSLFRVLAPKMNIAHFPIEEIGSNAVRILLNQIRQSNDPKAGEYVPESKVLPCRMEFRDQ, encoded by the coding sequence GTGGGAGTATCGCTCAAAGACATAGCCGAAAAACTGAACCTGTCGAAAACGACCGTTTCGTGGGTGCTGTCCGGGCAAGGCAACAAAAAAGGAATCAGCGCGGAGACCCAGAACCGGGTCTTCGCCTGCGCACGGGAACTCGCATACGAACCCAACCTGCTGGCCCGGAGCCTCAACACCGGAATCTCGAAGACCATCGGACTGATCCTCCCCTCCATATCGGACAGTTTCTACGCCCACATCGCCCATCAGATCGAATCGGAAGCCGAAAAAGAGGGCTATTCGCTGATGATCGCCAGCTCGAACTCCGAGATCGAACGCGAGAATGCCATGATCCGCCTCTTCCGGTCGAAAAAGGTCGATGGCATGATCATCGCCCCCACCAAAATCTCGAAACGCGAAATCAGCCGCCTCGTGGAGAGCCGCTACCCCGTGCTGCTGTTCGACCGCTATTTCCCCGAGATGCGCGTCAACTACGTCATCATCAACAACGAAGAGAGCAGCTACAAGCTGGTGCGACACCTGATCGACAAGGGCTTCCGCAAGATCGCCATCATCACCACCAACCCCCACCTGCTGACGATGGACATGCGCCGCGAAGGATACGCCAACGCCCTTTCCGACGCCCATATCCGCATCAACCCCGACCTCTACGGCGAAGTGACCTACGTCAACTATCAGGAGAACATTTACAGCACGATGGACCGTATTTTCAGCGCCGTGCCCGACGTGGATGCGTTCTTCTTCACCACGCACATCCTCGCCATCGAGGCCCTGCGCTATTTCTACGACCGCGGCATCGACATCAACGACGGAAACTGGGGTCTGGCCTGCATGCACGAGGACTCGCTCTTCCGCGTACTGGCTCCCAAGATGAACATCGCCCACTTCCCGATCGAGGAGATCGGCAGCAACGCCGTGCGGATACTCCTGAACCAAATCCGCCAGTCCAACGATCCCAAAGCGGGCGAATACGTACCCGAATCGAAGGTGCTCCCCTGCCGGATGGAATTCAGGGACCAATGA
- the nagB gene encoding glucosamine-6-phosphate deaminase: MRLIIENTPQQVAQWAADYIIRQIKAKEQVTKSPFVLGLPTGSTPLETYKELIRRHKAGEVSFRNVITFNMDEYVGLPEEHPESYHSFMWNNFFKHIDIKPENVNILDGNAEDLAKECADYEARIVEAGGIDLFMGGVGEDGHIAFNEPFSSLNSRTRIKTLTQDTIQVNARFFGGDTTLVPKTALTVGVGTVLSAKKVLILATGHKKARAVRHGVEGSYNHQWTISALQVHPNGILVCDDPAAEELRVATYRYFKDIERENLISK, encoded by the coding sequence ATGCGCTTAATCATCGAAAATACGCCGCAGCAGGTAGCCCAGTGGGCCGCCGACTACATCATCCGGCAGATCAAGGCCAAGGAGCAGGTGACCAAGTCGCCGTTCGTGCTGGGCCTCCCGACGGGTTCGACCCCGCTGGAAACCTACAAGGAGCTGATCCGCCGCCACAAGGCCGGCGAGGTGTCGTTCAGGAATGTCATCACGTTCAACATGGACGAGTACGTGGGGCTTCCCGAGGAGCATCCCGAAAGCTACCATTCGTTCATGTGGAACAACTTCTTCAAGCACATCGACATCAAGCCCGAGAACGTCAACATCCTCGACGGCAACGCCGAGGACCTGGCGAAGGAGTGCGCCGACTACGAAGCCCGCATCGTCGAGGCCGGGGGCATCGACCTCTTCATGGGCGGCGTCGGCGAGGACGGCCACATCGCCTTCAACGAGCCCTTCTCGTCGCTCAACTCGCGCACGCGCATCAAGACCCTGACGCAGGACACGATCCAGGTCAACGCCCGCTTCTTCGGCGGCGACACGACCCTCGTGCCGAAGACCGCGCTGACGGTCGGCGTGGGTACGGTGCTGTCGGCCAAAAAGGTGCTGATCCTCGCCACGGGGCACAAGAAGGCCCGCGCGGTGCGCCACGGCGTCGAAGGCTCGTACAACCACCAGTGGACCATCTCGGCGCTGCAAGTGCATCCCAACGGCATCCTCGTGTGCGACGATCCGGCCGCCGAGGAGTTGCGCGTAGCCACCTACCGTTACTTCAAGGACATCGAGCGGGAGAACCTGATCTCGAAATAG